From the Solanum stenotomum isolate F172 chromosome 4, ASM1918654v1, whole genome shotgun sequence genome, one window contains:
- the LOC125861620 gene encoding uncharacterized protein LOC125861620: MFFDGAVNSIGSGIGAVLISESGQHYPATTKLRFRCTNNMAEYEACILGIRMALDMNVQALLIIGDSDLLIHQVQGEWAVKNLKILPYVQLVKRLCKRFRKTEFKHTPKIQNELADALATISSMIQHPEKSYIDPIEIVLKEQPAHCSHVEAE, encoded by the coding sequence atgttctttgatggagcagtAAACTCTATAGGATCAGGAATTGGAGCAGTGTTGATATCTGAATCGGGGCAACATTATCCAGCAACAACAAAGCTTAGATTCCGATGCACTAATaacatggctgagtatgaagcATGTATTCTTGGCATTAGAATGGCTCTTGACATGAATGTTCAAGCATTACTGATAATTGGTGATTCAGACTTGttgattcatcaagttcaaggagaatgggcgGTGAAGAATCTTAAAATCTTACCATACGTACAATTAGTAAAGAGATTATGCAAAAGATTTAGGAAGACTGAGTTCAAACACACACCGAAAATACAGAACGAGCTTGCTGACGCCCTTGCAACCATATCGTCCATGATACAACATCCAGAAAAGAGTTATATCGATCCAATTGAGATAGTTTTAAAAGAACAACCAGCACATTGTTCACATGTGGAAGCAGAATAG